The proteins below are encoded in one region of Carettochelys insculpta isolate YL-2023 chromosome 32, ASM3395843v1, whole genome shotgun sequence:
- the EMC9 gene encoding ER membrane protein complex subunit 9 isoform X1, with product MEVEVSARAYAKMHLHCARHPHAAVNGLLLGRWGGPPECVCLSDCVPLFHGPLALSPMLEVALNQVDVWASRSGLFLAGYYQANAGLDEQSPTPLALKLASRLAELFEGAVLIMLDNRKLSPSPRVPPLTVLEQCERHWVPKDKNLIMWRDWDSSRHLGKALLEAKAHTRLVDFDAHLDDIRRDWTNQHLNAEIARLASVANGNA from the exons atgGAGGTGGAGGTCTCGGCCCGCGCCTACGCCAAGATGCATCTCCATTGCGCCCGGCACCCCCACGCCGCCGTCAACGGGCTGCtgctggggcgctggggggggcccCCCGAGTGCGTCTGCCTCAGCGACTGCGTCCCCCTCTTCCACGGCCCCCTGGCGCTCAGCCCCATGCTGGAGGTGGCGCtcaaccag GTCGACGTCTGGGCCTCTCGCTCCGGCCTCTTCCTGGCTGGCTACTACCAGGCCAACGCCGGGCTGGACGAGCAGAG CCCCACGCCGCTGGCGCTGAAGCTGGCCAGCCGCCTGGCCGAGCTCTTCGAGGGCGCCGTGCTGATCATG CTGGATAACCGGAAACTGAGCCCCAGCCCCCGCGTACCCCCCCTCACCGTGCTGGAGCAGTGCGAGCGGCACTGGGTCCCCAAGGACAAGAACCT CATCATGTGGCGCGACTGGGACTCCTCCCGCCACCTCGGCAAGGCTCTGCTGGAGGCCAAAGCTCACACCCGATTGGTCGACTTCGACGCCCACCTCGATGACATCAGGCGGGACTGGACCAATCAGCACCTCAACGCTGAGATCGCCCGGCTGGCCTCCGTCGCCAACGGCAACGCCTGA
- the EMC9 gene encoding ER membrane protein complex subunit 9 isoform X2 — translation MEVEVSARAYAKMHLHCARHPHAAVNGLLLGRWGGPPECVCLSDCVPLFHGPLALSPMLEVDVWASRSGLFLAGYYQANAGLDEQSPTPLALKLASRLAELFEGAVLIMLDNRKLSPSPRVPPLTVLEQCERHWVPKDKNLIMWRDWDSSRHLGKALLEAKAHTRLVDFDAHLDDIRRDWTNQHLNAEIARLASVANGNA, via the exons atgGAGGTGGAGGTCTCGGCCCGCGCCTACGCCAAGATGCATCTCCATTGCGCCCGGCACCCCCACGCCGCCGTCAACGGGCTGCtgctggggcgctggggggggcccCCCGAGTGCGTCTGCCTCAGCGACTGCGTCCCCCTCTTCCACGGCCCCCTGGCGCTCAGCCCCATGCTGGAG GTCGACGTCTGGGCCTCTCGCTCCGGCCTCTTCCTGGCTGGCTACTACCAGGCCAACGCCGGGCTGGACGAGCAGAG CCCCACGCCGCTGGCGCTGAAGCTGGCCAGCCGCCTGGCCGAGCTCTTCGAGGGCGCCGTGCTGATCATG CTGGATAACCGGAAACTGAGCCCCAGCCCCCGCGTACCCCCCCTCACCGTGCTGGAGCAGTGCGAGCGGCACTGGGTCCCCAAGGACAAGAACCT CATCATGTGGCGCGACTGGGACTCCTCCCGCCACCTCGGCAAGGCTCTGCTGGAGGCCAAAGCTCACACCCGATTGGTCGACTTCGACGCCCACCTCGATGACATCAGGCGGGACTGGACCAATCAGCACCTCAACGCTGAGATCGCCCGGCTGGCCTCCGTCGCCAACGGCAACGCCTGA
- the PSME2 gene encoding proteasome activator complex subunit 2, whose protein sequence is MAKLCAVKVSGESRRQVELFRDSLFQEAEQLLVTFLPQKILQLDAFLKEDALNVKDLSTLRAPLDIPIPDPPPKEEDEDRASTETEKEEKEAPKCGYLKGNEALGALLARVKPEVRELKEKCVLIITWIHHLIPRIEDGNDFGVAIQEKVLERVTAVKTKVEGFQTAISKYFSERGDAVAKASKETHVMDYRTLVHERDEAAYVDIRTVVLDIRGFYAELYHILTQNLEKLTNPKGEEKPSMY, encoded by the exons aTGGCCAAGCTCTGCGCTGTGAAAGTCAGCGGGGAGTCCCGCCGGCAG GTGGAGCTCTTCAGGGATTCGCTCTTccaggag gCTGAGCAGCTCCTCGTCACCTTCCTACCCCAGAAAATCCTTCAGCTGGATGCATTCCTCAAG GAAGATGCCTTGAACGTCAAGGACCTGTCAACCCTCCGGGCCCCCCTGGACATCCCCATCCCCGACCCGCCCCCCAAGGAGGAGGACGAG GACAGGGCCAGCACGGAGAcagagaaggaggagaaggagg cccccaagtgtgGCTACCTGAAGGGCAAcgaggccctgggggcgctgctggcCCGGGTCAAGCCGGAGGTGCGGGAGCTGAAGGAGAAGTGTGTCCTG ATCATCACCTGGATCCATCACCTGATCCCCAGAATCGAGGACGGGAATGATTTTGGGGTGGCCATTCAG GAGAAAGTGCTGGAGCGGGTCACAGCTGTCAAGACCAAGGTCGAGGGCTTCCAGACGGCCATTTCCAA GTATTTCTCTGAGCGAGGTGACGCTGTGGCAAAGGCCTCGAAGGAGACCCACGTG atGGATTACCGGACGCTGGTGCACGAGCGGGACGAGGCGGCGTATGTGGACATCCGGACCGTGGTGCTGGACATTCGGGGCTTCTAT GCCGAGCTCTACCACATCCTCACCCAGAACCTGGAGAAGCTGACGAACCCCAAGGGCGAGGAGAAGCCGTCCATGTACTGA